The genome window CCCGAGAGAAAAGTGCTTGAGACCGAAATGGGCGGCCAGGAGCTTGGACTGGGTTCCCTTGCCGCATCCCGGCGGGCCGAGTACAGCTACATTCATCGTCGGTGACCTCTAACGTTCAGCCGAGTGGCGGACTGGATGTGGCCAGGCACAGACCCCCAAGGCCGCTCGACCAAGCGCTCAGTTTATCCCAAGCGGCCTCTATTCCGGAACCCTTTTCCCTGCGCCGGACCGCTCGCACCTCAGGGGGTGAGTTGCTCTGCTGAGCGGAGCGATTCTTCCGGCGTGAGTGCGCAGACGGAGGGGGCCGACCGTCATTCCCGTATTGAACTTGACAGCCGTTCAGGCGACAGCCACAATCGCCTCGTCTTCAGTGAAGACCGATGTGCACCGAGTGCTTGACGGCAACTCCCCGGCATCGGACCAATTGAATTCGTGAAGATCCTCTCGATCACCGCAGGTGCAGCCGGCATGTATTGCGGCAGCTGCCTGAGAGACAATTCCCTGGCCGCGGAATTGACGCAGCTGGGGCACGATGTAACCCTCCTGCCCATCTATACCCCTACCCTGACCGATGAACCCAACGTGAGTCAGAGCCGGGTGTTCTTCGGTGGACTGAGCGTCTATCTCCAGCAGCTCTACCCCCTTTTTCGGAAAACTCCGTGGCTCCTCGACAGGGTCTGGGATTCCCGACCCGTGTTGAATTTCTTCTCGGGACTGGGGGTCAAGACCGATCCCCGCCAACTGGGAGCCCTGACCCTTTCCATGCTGCAGGGGGAGTCCGGCTATCAAAAAAAGGAGCTGCTCAAGCTGATCTCCTGGCTGCGGCAGCAGCCTCCGCCCGATGTCATCGTTCTGCCCAACTCCCTTCTGATCGGACTGGCCGAACCTCTTCGGGCGGCGCTTCGACGACCGGTGTGCTGCACCCTCCAGGGAGAAGACCTGTTTCTCAAGGAACTACCGGAACCCTACCGCAGCCAGGCCCTGGAATCGATACGGCGACAGGTCCGATGGGTGGACGGATTCGCCCCGGTGAGCCGGTACTGCGCCGGCATCATGCAGGAGCTGTTGGGGATCGAACCGGACCGAATGCACCTGATACCGCTGGGAGTCCGGTCCGGGGATTATGGAAACCGGCGCTCGCCACGGTCAGAGACCTTCCGTGTCGGCTACCTTTCCAGAATCGCTCCGGAGAAGGGTTTGCACGAGCTGTGCCGGGCCTACCGGCGCCTGAAGCAGCTAGAGGATGTCGGTCCGACCCGGCTGGACGTGGCCGGTTACCTGGGGCCCGAACACCGCACCTATCTGCAACAGATCCGCAAGCAGTTCCGCCAATGGGGGCTGGAACGGGAATTCTGCTATCATGGCTCTCTGGATCGCCCGGCCAAATTGCGTTTCCTGGAAAACCTGGACGTGCTCTCGGTGCCGGCCACCCACGACGAGCACAAGGGGATACCCATCCTGGAAGCCATGGCCAGCGGCATTCCGGTGGTGCAACCCCGGCGTGGCGCCTTCACCGAGATGATCGAGAAGACTTCGGGGGGACTGCTCACCGACCCGGACCAGGAACACAGCCTGGCGGAAGGGCTCCATGCCGTCTACCGGGATCCAGGTCTGGCCGAGCGCCTGGCCCAAAACGGCCGGCAGGGAGTGCAGGATCACTACAGCCTGCCCCGCATGGCTGTAGCGGCGGTGGAGGCCTACCGCGCCATCGTGCAGAGAGCTTCCTCGTAGGCATCGGGGACAATCCACCGACCCACTGCCTTCCTGCCTCTTCTCATGTCGGCGGCCTGCTCTCGTGCGAGCCCTGTCTACCTGACCCATGCTCGAAATCAGCCGGCTCTCCAAGGACTATCCGACACCGCGGGGCCCGCTCCATCTGCTCGAGAACGTCTCGCTATCCCTGGCCCGGGGCGAAGCCGCCGCCATCATGGGACCCTCCGGCAGCGGCAAGAGCACCCTGCTCTACATCCTCGGCACACTGGAGCCTCCGACAGCCGGTGAGGTGGTGCTGGAGGGATGCCATCCCTTCCAACTGGCGGAGCGGGATCTGGCCAGGTTCAGAAACCGCCACATCGGGTTCATTTTCCAGGACCACTGCCTGCTGCCCCAGTGTTCGGTGCTGGAGAACGTGCTGGCTCCGACCCTGATCGAGAAAGCAACCGAAGACTACCGGCAGCGAGCACTGGAACTGCTGGACCAGGTGGGCCTCAGGGATCGGATGGACCACCGTCCCGCCGAACTCTCGGGCGGCGAGAAACAGCGGGTAGCCATGGCTCGCGCCATGGTTCGAAAACCCTCGCTGCTGCTTTGCGACGAGCCGACCGGCAATCTGGACAGCCGCTCGGCAGCCTCGGTGGCCGACCTGCTGGTGGAGCAACACCGGCAGCATGGCTCCATTCTGCTGGTGGTAACCCACAGCCCGACTCTGGCCGCTCGCTTCCCGGTGCAATACCGGTTGACGGATCGGCAATTGGAGAAAGTGATTAGCCGCCCCACCGTCCCCGACGACGGGACGGATCATACGGAGTGAAACAGGGATGCTTCAGACGAGTGGAGAGTGAAAAGTGGTCGGTGGAACGCTTCGGGTGTGGCCAAGCGCTTGACGAAATGGTTGCACTACTTGAAGGACTGAACCGAGACCGCCCAGTTGCTTGACGTGTCGATCCCATTAACTAGCCACTAATCACCAAAATGGCCTCCCTCCCCCTGACGCGACGCAGCCTGGCCCACTACTGGCGCACGCACCTGGCGGTGGTGGCCGGCGTGGCCGTGGCGGTAGCGGTCCTGACCGGATCGCTGCTGGTCGGAGACTCCGTGCGCGGCAGCCTCAGGCAGCTGGCCCTGCAAAGGCTGGGCGCCGCCCACTGGGTGATTGCCTCGAGCATTTTCTTCCGGGAGTCCCTGGCCGGGGATATGACCGCCCATCCGGACTTTTCCGGGTCCTTCGGCACCGTCTGCCCCCTTCTGGTTCAGGAGGGCCGGCTCACCCAGCCCGAGACCGGGCGCCGCGCCGCCGGCGTTTCGGTCTATGGAGTGGATGAACGATTCTGGGGATTTCAGGGCGTGGAGCCCGATCCGGACTTCGGTTCCGGCCCGCGGTCGGGCCGTCGGGTCCTGCTCAGCCCGGAGGCCGCCAGAGACCTGGGGGTCGAGCCAGGCAGCCCGGTTCTGCTGCGTCTGGAGCAACCCTCCAACGTGCCCCGCGATTCCTTGCACGGCCGCCGGGACCGGGTGGGACGAACCCTGCGCCTTTCGGTCAGCGGCATCCTCGAGCCCTCCCGCATGGGCGAGTTTTCGCTGAGCCCCGGGCAGGGTCCGGTACGGGCCGTCTTCGTCCCCTTGCGTCGCCTGCAGCGGGATCTGGATGTCCCCAACCGAATCAACACCCTGCTGGTCAGCCGAGCCGACCCGGGCCGGCAGCCGACCTCCGACCCGGTGCAACCGGACCAGTTGGCGGGAATCCTCCGGGACGTCTATTCACTGGAAGACACCGATCTGAAGCTGCGGGTACTGGACCGACAGCAGTGCCTGTCGGTCGAAACCGAGGGCACTCTCATCGGCGAGGGACTGGCCGACCACGTTCGCAATGCCGCAAATGCCCTGGGACTTCGCACCCGCTTCCTGTTCACCTACCTGGCCAATACCATCCGAGCCGGCGGCCGCGAGATCCCCTATTCGCTGGTGACCGGCCTCGACTTCCCATCCTTCGGCCTGCCGCCGACAAGTCCCGGCCGCGAACTGCCTCCGGTGGTGCTGAACCGATGGGCCGCGCAGGACCTGGAGGCGCGCCCCGGAGATCTGCTGGAGCTGGAATACTACCTCTGGGCCGAGCAGGGCCGGCTGCTGACCCGGTCCGCCAGGTTTCGTCTGAGCGACGTGGTCCCCATGGGAGGCTCGCTGGCAGACAGGGACCTGGCGCCTGCCTACCCCGGCATCACCGAATCCAGGACCCTGGTGGATTGGGATCCTCCCTTCCCCATGGAGTTGGGACGCATTCGTCCTCGGGACGAGGACTACTGGGAGGAATACCGCACCACTCCCAAGGCCTTCATCCCCCTGACGGTCGGACAGCAGCTGTGGCGGTCCCGCCATGGCCAATTGTCCTCGATCCGGGTCTACCCTCCCCCCGGGGCCCCGGCCGCTGGGCCGGAGGCGCTCCGGAGTCTTCGCTTACGCCTGGAATCCGAACTCAAGCGCACCACCGATCCCGCCCAATTCGGATTCTCGTTGCGGTCGGTCGGAACTCAAGCCGAGCAGGCCTCGCGGGGAGTCACCGACTTCGGACAGTATTTCGTCTACTTCAGCTTCTTCCTGGTGGTATCGGCCCTGCTGCTCACCAGCCTCTTTTTCAGGCTGGGGCTGGAGCAGCGTGTCCAGGAGATCGGATTGCTTCGAGCCCTGGGGTTCGACCCTGCCGGGATCCGCCGCCTGTTTCTCAAGGAAGGAGTTCTGCTGGCCGGGCTGGGCACGTTGTTGGGCCTGGCGGGGGCTCTGGGCTACACCTCCCTCATCATGCTGGGACTGCGCACCTGGTGGGTGGATGCCGTGGGCACCACCCAGTTGAGACTCCATGTCTCGGGCTTCTCCCTGTTGGCCGGCGGTTTGGGCGGGATCCTGACCGCCCTGATCTGCATCGCCTGGAGCCTGAGGAGGATGGTGTCCATCAGCCCGCGCAGTCTGCTGACGGGCTCCTGGCTCTACCAGGAGGCCGGGCCGGTGGCTGCCTCGCCGGCTTCCGGCAAGAAGAGTGGGAAGAGCGGCGGCGTGGCGGAACGCTGGAGATCCCGAAGCCGCCGGCGCAGCCCGGGCCGGAGCCGAACCGCCCTCCTGCTGGCCGCTGCGGCCGTGGGGTTCCTGCTGGCCAGCCTGGCCGGCGGGCTCAGCCGGGAGCTGGGCTTCTTTGCCTCCGGCAGCCTCTGCCTGCTGGCCCTGCTTGCCTGGCAGTCGGGATGGCTGCGACGGACGCGCCGTCCGATCCTGCAGTCCCAGGGCGGCTGGGGCGTATCCCGGCTGGGATTCCGAAACGCCACCATCCGTCCGGGCCGCAGCCTGCTGTGCATCGCGCTGATCGCTTCGGCCACCTTCATCATCGTCACGGTTGAAGCCTTTCGCCGCACCGACCGCTCCAGCCCTCGGGACCGCCAGTCGGGAACCGGAGGATTCGCCCTGGTGGCGGAATCCCTGCTTCCAGTCCACGACGACCCCAACTCCCCTTCCGGCCGGGAGGCGCTGAACCTGTCTTCAGACGACAAGGACGCCCTGGCCAAGGTCACCTTCAGCGCCTTTCGGCTGAGGCCGGGCGACGATGCCAGCTGTCTCAATCTCTATCGACCGTCCAGTCCCAGAATCCTGGGAGCTCCCGACTCCTTTCTCTCCCAGTCCCGCTTCCGGTTCCAGGCCACCCTGTCGGGTTCGCGCGAGCCCGAGAACCCCTGGCAGCTCCTGCACCAGGAGTTGCCGGACGGCGTCATTCCCGTCATCGCCGACGCCAACTCGATGCAGTATGTCCTCCACCGGCAACTGGGGGAAGAACTGGTCCTCAACGCCCAGGGAGAGGCGCCCCTGCGCCTTCGCCTGGTGGCAGCCCTGCAGGACAGCCTGTTCCAA of Acidobacteriota bacterium contains these proteins:
- a CDS encoding glycosyltransferase family 4 protein, yielding MKILSITAGAAGMYCGSCLRDNSLAAELTQLGHDVTLLPIYTPTLTDEPNVSQSRVFFGGLSVYLQQLYPLFRKTPWLLDRVWDSRPVLNFFSGLGVKTDPRQLGALTLSMLQGESGYQKKELLKLISWLRQQPPPDVIVLPNSLLIGLAEPLRAALRRPVCCTLQGEDLFLKELPEPYRSQALESIRRQVRWVDGFAPVSRYCAGIMQELLGIEPDRMHLIPLGVRSGDYGNRRSPRSETFRVGYLSRIAPEKGLHELCRAYRRLKQLEDVGPTRLDVAGYLGPEHRTYLQQIRKQFRQWGLEREFCYHGSLDRPAKLRFLENLDVLSVPATHDEHKGIPILEAMASGIPVVQPRRGAFTEMIEKTSGGLLTDPDQEHSLAEGLHAVYRDPGLAERLAQNGRQGVQDHYSLPRMAVAAVEAYRAIVQRASS
- a CDS encoding ABC transporter ATP-binding protein is translated as MLEISRLSKDYPTPRGPLHLLENVSLSLARGEAAAIMGPSGSGKSTLLYILGTLEPPTAGEVVLEGCHPFQLAERDLARFRNRHIGFIFQDHCLLPQCSVLENVLAPTLIEKATEDYRQRALELLDQVGLRDRMDHRPAELSGGEKQRVAMARAMVRKPSLLLCDEPTGNLDSRSAASVADLLVEQHRQHGSILLVVTHSPTLAARFPVQYRLTDRQLEKVISRPTVPDDGTDHTE
- a CDS encoding ABC transporter permease, which codes for MASLPLTRRSLAHYWRTHLAVVAGVAVAVAVLTGSLLVGDSVRGSLRQLALQRLGAAHWVIASSIFFRESLAGDMTAHPDFSGSFGTVCPLLVQEGRLTQPETGRRAAGVSVYGVDERFWGFQGVEPDPDFGSGPRSGRRVLLSPEAARDLGVEPGSPVLLRLEQPSNVPRDSLHGRRDRVGRTLRLSVSGILEPSRMGEFSLSPGQGPVRAVFVPLRRLQRDLDVPNRINTLLVSRADPGRQPTSDPVQPDQLAGILRDVYSLEDTDLKLRVLDRQQCLSVETEGTLIGEGLADHVRNAANALGLRTRFLFTYLANTIRAGGREIPYSLVTGLDFPSFGLPPTSPGRELPPVVLNRWAAQDLEARPGDLLELEYYLWAEQGRLLTRSARFRLSDVVPMGGSLADRDLAPAYPGITESRTLVDWDPPFPMELGRIRPRDEDYWEEYRTTPKAFIPLTVGQQLWRSRHGQLSSIRVYPPPGAPAAGPEALRSLRLRLESELKRTTDPAQFGFSLRSVGTQAEQASRGVTDFGQYFVYFSFFLVVSALLLTSLFFRLGLEQRVQEIGLLRALGFDPAGIRRLFLKEGVLLAGLGTLLGLAGALGYTSLIMLGLRTWWVDAVGTTQLRLHVSGFSLLAGGLGGILTALICIAWSLRRMVSISPRSLLTGSWLYQEAGPVAASPASGKKSGKSGGVAERWRSRSRRRSPGRSRTALLLAAAAVGFLLASLAGGLSRELGFFASGSLCLLALLAWQSGWLRRTRRPILQSQGGWGVSRLGFRNATIRPGRSLLCIALIASATFIIVTVEAFRRTDRSSPRDRQSGTGGFALVAESLLPVHDDPNSPSGREALNLSSDDKDALAKVTFSAFRLRPGDDASCLNLYRPSSPRILGAPDSFLSQSRFRFQATLSGSREPENPWQLLHQELPDGVIPVIADANSMQYVLHRQLGEELVLNAQGEAPLRLRLVAALQDSLFQSELIMSEKHFLRAFPRIDGFRFFLVDTPPGTGKEITATLEDRLSDYGFDAVPTAVRLAAFHRVNNTYLSTFQALGGMGLLLGTFGLGVVLLRNVLERRREFALMTAVGYHSGHLARLVISENFLLLGWGLLFGIFSAVVAILPAWRSTGGHLSPTALAWLLLAVLAAGLISSLAAVRAVTRSPVAPALRAD